A genomic window from Martelella lutilitoris includes:
- a CDS encoding 3-oxoacid CoA-transferase subunit B: protein MISVDDIKLSNAQIAWRAAQDIKDGAYVNLGIGFPEMVAKFQPEGRQAIFHTENGVLDFGPAPEPGEEDWDLINAGKKAITLRPGTAFFHHADSFAMVRGGHLDVAILGAYEVAENGDLANWSTGKGGVPAVGGAMDLVHGARRVAVVTDHVTKKGAPKLVKRCSLPLTGIACVTRVYTSLAVIDIADGHFVLREKLAALSFDDLQALTGGPLHVEGDVVDLNVPEV from the coding sequence ATGATTTCCGTCGACGATATCAAGCTTTCCAATGCCCAGATCGCCTGGCGCGCCGCCCAGGACATCAAGGACGGCGCCTATGTCAATCTCGGCATCGGCTTTCCCGAAATGGTGGCGAAATTCCAGCCGGAGGGCCGGCAGGCAATCTTCCACACCGAAAACGGCGTGCTCGATTTCGGGCCCGCGCCGGAACCAGGCGAGGAGGACTGGGACCTCATCAATGCCGGCAAGAAGGCGATCACGCTGCGTCCGGGCACGGCCTTCTTCCACCACGCCGACAGTTTCGCCATGGTGCGCGGCGGCCATCTGGATGTCGCCATTCTCGGCGCCTATGAAGTGGCCGAGAACGGCGATCTCGCCAACTGGTCGACCGGCAAGGGCGGCGTTCCCGCCGTCGGCGGGGCAATGGACCTCGTTCATGGCGCAAGGCGCGTCGCCGTCGTTACCGATCACGTGACCAAGAAGGGCGCGCCGAAACTGGTGAAACGCTGCTCGCTGCCACTGACGGGGATCGCCTGCGTCACGCGGGTCTACACCTCGCTTGCCGTCATCGACATCGCCGACGGCCATTTCGTTCTCCGCGAGAAACTGGCCGCCCTGTCCTTTGACGACCTGCAGGCGCTGACCGGCGGGCCGCTTCACGTAGAAGGCGATGTTGTGGACCTCAACGTACCGGAAGTGTGA
- a CDS encoding 3-oxoacid CoA-transferase subunit A yields the protein MDKTLSTIEAAVRPIFDGATVMIGGFGGSGAPIELIHALIDQGAKDLTVINNNAGNGHVGLAALIEQNRVRRMICSFPRSSNATVFNERYLAGRIELELVPQGTLAERIRAGGAGIPAFYTPTACGTALADGKPVEEFDGRPYVQERWLKADFALIKAETADTHGNLTYRMAARNFNPLMAMAATTTIVQASRIVAPGGIDPEQVITPGIFVSSVVEVAAPAQEELLTRQEAVYP from the coding sequence ATGGACAAGACGCTTTCAACGATTGAGGCCGCCGTCCGCCCGATTTTCGACGGCGCCACCGTCATGATCGGCGGCTTCGGCGGATCGGGCGCGCCGATCGAGCTCATTCACGCGCTGATCGACCAGGGCGCGAAGGACCTCACGGTCATCAACAACAATGCCGGCAACGGCCATGTCGGGCTTGCGGCCCTGATCGAGCAGAACCGCGTGCGCCGGATGATCTGCTCGTTTCCGCGCTCCTCAAACGCCACCGTGTTCAACGAGCGCTATCTTGCCGGAAGGATCGAGCTGGAACTGGTGCCGCAGGGCACGCTCGCCGAACGCATCCGCGCCGGCGGCGCCGGCATACCGGCCTTCTATACGCCGACCGCGTGCGGCACCGCACTCGCGGACGGCAAACCGGTAGAGGAATTCGACGGACGGCCCTACGTGCAGGAGCGCTGGCTGAAGGCCGATTTCGCCCTGATCAAGGCGGAGACCGCCGATACCCACGGCAACCTCACCTATCGCATGGCCGCGCGCAACTTCAATCCGCTGATGGCGATGGCCGCGACAACCACCATCGTCCAGGCGAGCCGCATCGTCGCGCCCGGCGGCATTGACCCCGAACAGGTGATCACGCCGGGCATCTTCGTCTCCTCGGTCGTCGAGGTCGCCGCGCCTGCGCAGGAGGAACTCCTCACCCGGCAGGAGGCCGTCTACCCATGA
- the pcaF gene encoding 3-oxoadipyl-CoA thiolase codes for MKDVYICDYIRTPIGRFGGALSTVRADDLAAVPIRALMERSPKTDWSAVDEVILGCANQAGEDNRNVARMATLLAGLPVEVPGTTMNRLCGSGMDAVITATRAIRAEEAELIIAGGVESMSRAPFVMPKAATAFSRNAEIYDTTIGWRFVNPEMKARYGVDSMPETGENVAEDFSINREDQDAFACASQQKAARAMDSGRLAQEITPVSIPQRKGEPKIVARDEQPRPETTVEVLARLPTPFRAGGTVTAGNASGVNDGAAGLILASEEAAVRHGLNPIARVLGGATAGVAPRIMGFGPAIAARKLLHRLGLQTGDFSVIELNEAFASQALATLRDLGIADDDPRVNPNGGAIALGHPLGMSGARITGTAMLELKPGEKALSAMCIGVGQGIAVALERL; via the coding sequence ATGAAAGACGTCTATATCTGCGACTATATCCGCACCCCGATCGGCCGTTTCGGCGGCGCGCTATCTACCGTCAGGGCCGATGATCTTGCCGCAGTACCGATCCGCGCGCTGATGGAGCGCAGCCCGAAGACCGACTGGTCGGCCGTCGACGAAGTGATCCTTGGCTGCGCCAACCAGGCAGGCGAGGACAACCGCAATGTGGCGCGCATGGCCACGCTGCTTGCCGGCCTGCCGGTGGAGGTGCCCGGTACGACCATGAACCGGCTCTGCGGTTCCGGCATGGATGCCGTCATCACCGCCACGCGCGCCATTCGCGCCGAAGAGGCGGAGCTGATCATCGCCGGCGGGGTGGAATCCATGTCCCGCGCGCCCTTCGTCATGCCGAAGGCCGCAACGGCCTTTTCCCGCAATGCGGAAATCTACGACACGACCATTGGCTGGCGCTTCGTGAACCCCGAGATGAAGGCGCGCTACGGCGTCGATTCCATGCCGGAGACCGGCGAAAACGTAGCGGAGGACTTCTCGATCAACCGAGAAGACCAGGACGCCTTTGCCTGCGCCTCGCAACAAAAGGCCGCCCGCGCGATGGACAGCGGCCGACTGGCGCAGGAGATCACGCCGGTCTCCATCCCCCAGCGCAAGGGCGAGCCGAAGATCGTCGCGCGCGACGAGCAGCCGCGCCCGGAAACGACCGTCGAGGTGCTTGCCCGCCTTCCCACGCCCTTCCGCGCCGGCGGAACGGTGACGGCCGGCAACGCCTCGGGCGTCAATGACGGAGCGGCGGGACTCATCCTTGCAAGCGAGGAAGCCGCCGTCAGGCACGGCCTCAACCCGATCGCCCGCGTCCTCGGGGGCGCGACCGCCGGCGTCGCACCGCGCATCATGGGCTTCGGTCCGGCGATTGCGGCGCGCAAACTGCTGCACCGGCTCGGGCTTCAGACCGGCGATTTTTCCGTGATCGAGCTCAACGAGGCCTTTGCATCTCAGGCGCTCGCGACTTTGCGCGACCTCGGCATTGCCGATGACGATCCGCGCGTCAATCCGAACGGCGGGGCAATCGCGCTCGGCCACCCGCTCGGCATGTCCGGCGCGCGCATCACCGGCACCGCGATGCTGGAACTGAAGCCGGGCGAGAAGGCGC